ACTACGCCGAGGTGCTGCGCGAAAAGCAGGGGGACGAGGCGATCGCGGATCGTCTGATTTCCGCCGCGCTGAGCGGGGCGCAGCTCGAGCTGGACGAGTCCGGCATGCGGATGCTGCTCGAGATCGTCGGCGACCCCGCCCGCCTCGCCGGGCTGATGGCGGCGCTCGAGAAACGGACCGAGAACACGCCCGGCTCGGTGCGCATCGACGCCTTCGTCAACCTGCTGCGCGGACTGGCCGAGTACGTCGGCAGGACGAACCCGGCGCAGCTCGATCAGACGCTGCGCCAGGTCGGCGGCGTGGCGGGTCGGCTGTCTGCCGAAGCGATGCTCGAACTGCTGATGCGCCGCGGCCAGCCCGAATCGATGGCCGGCACCGTGGACGTCGTCAACGCGATGGTCCACCGGCTGAGCGACAACACGGTGGCGCAGTTCGTGTCCACCTCGGTCATCTCGGAGCGCGGACCGACCGATCGCCTGGCGCAGGCGTTCCAGGCGCTCGTCCCCGACGTCGATCGCCAGCGGCAGCTCCTCTCGCTGGCGCACGACGAGGTCGCGGCCTCGGAGATTGGGCAGGAGGCGGCGTTCCAGGAGCTCTGGCAGAAGGTCGAGTCGATGCTGACGTCGTACTCCGACAAGAAGTTCGTCTCCGACGAGTATGCCAAGGAGCTGAGCGGAGCGCGGGCGCGCGCCGTGGACGTCGAAGAAATCAGCGACGATCCGCCGGAGCGGATCGCCGCGTGGCTGGAGACGGTCAGCGACGGCGCGCTGCGGGCGCTCGACCACCTGCTGCTGCGCGATCTGCTGTCGATCGAGCAGGACGCGGCGCGGTGGCGCGACATCGCCGACACCGTCATGGGGCACGCGGAGGATCTGGTGCGCGTCGGCTACTTCGATCAGGCGCTGACGCTGGCCGATGCGGTCGCGACCGAGGGCCAGCGCGTGCCGGCGCGCGAGGCCGCCGCGCGCGCCGTGCTCGAGCGGCTCGGCCGCGGCGCGATGATCCGGCACGCGGCGAAGCTGCTGCGCACGGCGGACGATCTCACCTACGAGCGCCTCAAACGCCTCGCGCACCGCATCGGGCCGGCGGTCATTCCGACGCTCGCCGAAGCGCTGTCGGCCGAGCAGGACGCCCGCTCGCGCCGCCGCCTGCGCGACATCCTGGTCGAGTTCGGCGCGGCGGGACGGGAATCCGTGCAGCAGCTGATGCACGCGGCGAACTGGGAAGTGCGCCGCACGGCGGCGTTCCTGCTCCGCGAGTTCGGCGGCGCCGAAGGGCTGCGCGAGCTCCAGCCGCTGCTCACCGACACCGAGCCGCTGGTCCAGCGCGAAGCCATCCAGGCGCTGATCCTGAACGGCACTGATGCGGCGTCCCGGATTCTGCTGCAGGCGCTCACCGCGGCGAGCGGCCGTCCGCGCGAAACGCTGATCGCCGAGATGACGGCGATGCGCGACGAGCGCGCCGCGCCGCTGTTCTCCTACCTGGTGCGCCACATCGATCGCAAGGCGTTCGCCAACGTCTACGTGACCGCGATCGACGCGCTCGGATCGTTCGGCGGTCCCGATGCCGTCGAAGCGCTCAAGGACGCGCTGCAGCACGGCGACTGGTTCGCGCCGTGGCGGACCCGGCGCACGCGCGCCGCGGCCGCCGCCGCGCTGCGGCGCATCGGCACGCCCGCGGCACTCGCCGCGCTGCGCGACGCCTCCACGCGCGGCCGCCGCGGCGTGCGCACCGCCGCCCGGACCGAATTGAAGCGGCTGGGATGAGGATGCGATGAGCGAAGCCCCCTCCCGCATCCTGCTGTACGAGGATCTGCTCCGCCGGATGGCGTCCGGCGTGCGCAACTCGACGCTGTACGCGGTCGATCACCCGCTGGTCGCGCGCAACATGGTGGGGCTGGTCGGCGTGCTCGCCACCCTTCACCAGCAGCAGCACTCGATCACCGTCGGCATCGTCGGCAGCGACCTCGTGGTCGCCGACACGCCGATGCACAAGATCAGCACGACGATGACGGAGCTGATCCGCAAGTTCAAGGACAACAAGGTGGAGCGGATCGCCTTCGAGCGCGGCGTGACGCAGGACGAGCTCGCCGCGCTGCTGCAGAACCTCGCCCGTCTCAGCACCAAAGGCGGGGACACCGAGAAGGAGCTGTCGTCCGCGCACATCCGCGTCGGCCGGCTGAAGAGCGAAGACGAGAAGAAGCGCGACGGACTGGCGAGCGACATCGCCGCCATCCGCCAGATGTACGCGGGGGCCGTCGAGACA
This region of Vicinamibacterales bacterium genomic DNA includes:
- a CDS encoding HEAT repeat domain-containing protein — translated: MTDARTPLDAVTSLRLAEFARACKAALRAVSLYPPAHPAIGTTLARLSELTVTLTAGGPFRMEVRPHAIVVNNAAPAKPDAAIGELAEVLRRQLIGSLTLNAGANADSWRTLLMLVSRPAEEVRADGGIASLWATAGGPSLEIVEIDYAEVLREKQGDEAIADRLISAALSGAQLELDESGMRMLLEIVGDPARLAGLMAALEKRTENTPGSVRIDAFVNLLRGLAEYVGRTNPAQLDQTLRQVGGVAGRLSAEAMLELLMRRGQPESMAGTVDVVNAMVHRLSDNTVAQFVSTSVISERGPTDRLAQAFQALVPDVDRQRQLLSLAHDEVAASEIGQEAAFQELWQKVESMLTSYSDKKFVSDEYAKELSGARARAVDVEEISDDPPERIAAWLETVSDGALRALDHLLLRDLLSIEQDAARWRDIADTVMGHAEDLVRVGYFDQALTLADAVATEGQRVPAREAAARAVLERLGRGAMIRHAAKLLRTADDLTYERLKRLAHRIGPAVIPTLAEALSAEQDARSRRRLRDILVEFGAAGRESVQQLMHAANWEVRRTAAFLLREFGGAEGLRELQPLLTDTEPLVQREAIQALILNGTDAASRILLQALTAASGRPRETLIAEMTAMRDERAAPLFSYLVRHIDRKAFANVYVTAIDALGSFGGPDAVEALKDALQHGDWFAPWRTRRTRAAAAAALRRIGTPAALAALRDASTRGRRGVRTAARTELKRLG